A region of the Streptomyces sp. NBC_00442 genome:
TCACCTCGGTGAGCGAGGTGTCGGCGCGCATCATCGCGAACAGCGGCTCGGCCTTCGACGGATCCGGCACCACCGTGATGTGGTTCTTGCCCTCGGCCGGGTTGTCCATGACGGGCAGCGTGGTGAAGGTGATGTTCTTGGCGTCGATCTTGCCGAGGACCTGGGCGAGGTCGGTCAGCTTCTTGATACTTCCTATCCCCGAGTCGACGGTGAGCGCCTTGGTCGCCGCGTCCGCGAGCCCGTAGAGCTTGGTCGGGCTGCCCAGGGTGTCGTCCGACTTCATCTGCCGGATCATCGAGCCGATGAACTGCTGCTGCTGCTTGATCCGGTCGAGGTCGCTCTCGTTGCCGAAGCTGTGCCGGGTGCGTACGAACGCGAGGGCCTGCTCGCCCTTGACGACGCTCTCACCGGCCGGGAGCTTCAGATGGGACTTGGGGTCGTTGACCGCCTTGGCGAGACAGATCTTGACGCCGCCGACGGCCGTGGAGAGCTCCTTGACGGCGTTGAAGTCGGCCATCATGAAGTGGTCGACGGTGAGCCCGGTGAGCTTCTTGACCGTACGCATGGTGCAGCCCGGGTCGCGGCCCTCCTGACCGAGGCTCGTGTTGAACCGTACGCGGCTCTCGCCCGGCACCGTCTTGGTGGTGCCGTCCTTCTGCTTGGTCGGGCAGGCGGGGATGTCGGTGATCATGTCGCGCGGGATGGACAGCGCGGTCGCGTTGGTCCGGTCCGCCGAGACGTGGAAGAGGATGTTGGTGTCGGCGTGGCCCTCGCTGCCCGCGTCGCCGTACCCCTCGTTGCCCTTGCCGGTCCGCTTGTCGGTGCCGATGACGAGGATGTTGAACGCCCCGTCGGGCACCGAGCTCTTGCTGCCCGCGTCGCCCACGTCGACGGTGCTGATGTTGCCGTTGAAGTGCTGGTAGAGCCAGTAGGCGCCGCCCGAGCCGACGACGAGGACGAATCCCATCACGCCGCCGGTCCACAGCAGGACCTTCTTCTTGCGGGTCGCCTTCGGCTTGCGCTTGCGACGGCCCTGCGCGTCGGGGGACTCCCCGGAAGGGGCCTTGTCGGACGGGGTCTTGCCCGAAGGGGCCTTGCCGGCCCGGCGATTGCGCTGACCTGGCACTTCGCGACGGCCGGACCGCCCCGACGGCTCGGCATCGGAATCCGTCGCGCGGCGTGTGGAGGACCGGCCGGGGCCGGGGGGCGACTGCGGTCCGGAGGGGCTCAGTCGCAGTTCGTAAGTGCCGGTATCCGGGTTGAGGACCCACTGGTCTGCGGGGTCGACATCATCGGCCCGTCCACGGCTCTGCGCATCCACGGTTGCTTCTGTCCTCCGTCGGTGCCGAGTCGCTTCCCCCAAAGCGCTCAATCATTCGATCCTGCGGTGCGCGGCCCGCGGCCGGTCGCACCGGATCGCGTCACACTATCTGGCCAGTTCGGCCAAGAGCGACGGCCGTGACACATTCCACGCCCTTTACAACCGGGCATTTGACACCAATTCGCCGACGGTCACGCGGAATTCACAGGTCGCTCACCCCTCGGTGGCGCCTAGGCGCACACGCCCGAGGCCGCGTTCGTCCCCGGGTAGACGGGGGTCGACGACGCGCTGGGCGAAGGGTCCGGATCGTCGGGCTTGTCATCCCCGCCGGTCCCGTCCTTGCCGCCCTCCTTGGACTTCGCCACGTCCGCGGCCGGCGCCACCTTGATCGGCTGGTCCTGCCGCAGCCGGGTGAAGAGCCGGTCCGCGTCCGGCTGGACCAGTTCGTCCCGGTTGCGGTCGTATGCGTACGGCTGGCGCGGGACCGTAAGGAAACGGATGTTCTCGGTGGGAATGTCGCGCATCGAACTCACCAGGTCGTACAGCTCCTTGAGGCTGTCCAGGCCGGCGTCCGTGGTGAGGGACCGGGTCGCCGCGTCCAGGACCGGCACCAGGCGGGCCGGATTGAGCAGCACCCCGTTGCTCTGCACCTTCTTCATCAGCGAGCCGAGGAACTGCTGCTGGCGGTCCATGCGTTGGGTGTCGCTGCCGTCCCCGAAGCCGTGCCGGGACCGTACGAAGCCGAGGGCCTGCTCCCCGCGCAGGAGGTGACGGCCCGCGGGGAGCTTGAGGTGCGCCTGCCGGTCCTCGACCGGTTCCTTGAGGCAGACCTCGACGCCGTCCACCGCGTCGACCATGTCCTTGAACCCGCTGAAGTCGACGACCATGTGGTGGTCGATCCGCACCCCGGTCATCTTCTCGACCGTACGGATCGTGCAGGCCGCGCCGCCGATCTCGAACGCCGAGTTGAACTGGGCGAACTGGGCCTTGGACGTGGTGCCGTCCTGCTCCCCGCACGCCGGGAGGTCCGCCATCAGGTCGCGCGGCAGCGAGACGGCGGTGGCGCTGAGCCGGTCGGCGGCCAGGTGCAGCAGGATCGTGGTGTCGGAGCGCTGACTGCCGCCGTCGTCCCTGCCGTACGAGGAGTTGCTGCCCGCACGCGAGTCCGAGCCGATGAGCAGCACGTTCTCGGCGCCGCGCACGATCGGGTCCGGCCGGTCGCGCGCGTACTTGTCGAGCTCCTGCGCGGCGGAGGTGTCGGTGCGGATGTTGCCGTCGAGCTTGCGGTAGAACCACCAGCCGGTCCCGGCCGCCGCGAGCACGACGACGGACACCCCGAGCGCGGTCCAACGCAGCCAATGCCGCCTGCGGTTGGGGGTGGCGGCCTCGTCCGCCTCTTCGACGCCGATGCCGGCCGGGTCGTCGGCGCCGCCCGTACTGTCGGTTTCGGTCGCGCTGTCCGCGTCGGTCGCGTCGGTCGCTCGGGCCGGGGAGTCGGGCTCCGCGGGCGGGGTCTCATCGCCCTCGGCCTTGGGCTCGGCCTTGGGCTTCGCCTCGGTCGCCTCGGTCGCGTTGGTCTCGTCGGCCGCGTCGGTCTCGCCGGTGTCGTCCCCGGCCGGGCGCTCCGGTTCGGGAGGCGTGCCAGCACTGTCGGTCACGTCGGCGTCCATCCTCACGGGCCTCGCGGGCCATCACGGGGTCGGCGGCACGCTGCGCCGCCGGGGCACCCCGGTAGACGGCCGAATCGCGCGCATGGTTGTGCGTACGGTCGATCATGTACCGGGGGCGCCGCCGGAGCCCGGGAGCCGGGCCCCCGCGTGGGCCACAAGGGTGGAGATCAATGCCGGGTGACCGGCGGGACGGTCACAGCGAGCGGTGTGTGACCCGCTCGCTCTCGGCCCGCTTCTCCAGCCCGCCGTCGGCCAGTTGGTCCAGGTTGCGGCACAGGACGACCGAGCCGCCGGCGGCGAGCGGGGCGTAGAGGCCGCTCGCCAGGCCGTGCCAGCTGTCGTACGCGAGGCCCGAGAGCAGGCGTGCGCCCGGCGCGAGGCCGAGCGTCGTCGCCTCCGCGCGGGCGCGGGCGACGAGTTCGGCCGCGCTCACGTCGAGGCCGCCGACCGCGAGCGCGGGGGCGTCGGGGTCGACGGGTGCGTAGGGCGCGAACCGGTCGCCCTGGCTCGGCACCTCGACGGCGTAGTCCGCGAAGCCGGCCGGGGGCTGCGGGAAGCGACCGCCGAGCGGACGCAGTGCGAGAGCCACTCGCTCGCCGGTGCAGGCGAGAGCCTCCTCCAGGGTGTCGGGGCCGCTGACCACGAGGTCGGCGGCGGCCGGATCGCCGCCGATCTCCACGGCCACGCCCACCGAGTGGCAGGCCATCAGCCACACGGCGCTCTGCCAGTGCGCGGGGAGCAGCAGTGCGAGCCGGTCGCCGGGCTCGGCGTTTAGATCGCCCTGGAGCAGATTGGCGGTCTTGGCCACCCAATTGGCGAAGGTGGCGACGGAGAGTTCGACGCGTTCGCCGGTGGCGTCGTCGTAGAAGGTGATGAGGGGGCGGCCCGGGTCCGCGGCGAGCGCGGATCGCAGCAGGTCGGCAGGGGTGCGGTCGCTGGCGTTCACGCGGGCAAGGCTACGGGGCGCGCCCGGGTGGCACCGGCACCGGTGGGCCGGGTGCGTACACCGGTTGGCCGACGGACCGTCAGTTCAGCGTTGGACAGATATGAACCGCTATGTCCACGATCGTCACCATGCGTAGCTTCCTTGCGTCTTCGATCGGCGTCGCCGCTGTCGCGGCCCTCGCCCTGCCCCTCGCGGCCACCGTGCCCGCCGCGGTCCCGGCCGCCGCCGCGGAACCCGCCGGATCCACCCAGTCGCTGCCGCTCGCGCCGCTGCCCGGCGCGACCCGGTCGGCGGGCGGCGCCTCCCAAGAGGGCCTGGCGGTGCGGGAGGTACGGCCGTTCTCGCTGGTCGGCGTCGTCTGGGACAACGCCGACGACGAACTGCGCGGCAGCGTCCAGGTCCGCTCCAGGGCCCGCGCCACCGGCACCTGGTCCGCCTGGCAGGACCTGGAGACCCACAACCACGATCACGGAGCCGACCCGGGAACCCCCGAGGCGGCGCGCCCCCTGCACGGTTCCACCGCACCCCTGTGGGTCGGCGACTCCG
Encoded here:
- a CDS encoding LCP family glycopolymer transferase, yielding MDADVTDSAGTPPEPERPAGDDTGETDAADETNATEATEAKPKAEPKAEGDETPPAEPDSPARATDATDADSATETDSTGGADDPAGIGVEEADEAATPNRRRHWLRWTALGVSVVVLAAAGTGWWFYRKLDGNIRTDTSAAQELDKYARDRPDPIVRGAENVLLIGSDSRAGSNSSYGRDDGGSQRSDTTILLHLAADRLSATAVSLPRDLMADLPACGEQDGTTSKAQFAQFNSAFEIGGAACTIRTVEKMTGVRIDHHMVVDFSGFKDMVDAVDGVEVCLKEPVEDRQAHLKLPAGRHLLRGEQALGFVRSRHGFGDGSDTQRMDRQQQFLGSLMKKVQSNGVLLNPARLVPVLDAATRSLTTDAGLDSLKELYDLVSSMRDIPTENIRFLTVPRQPYAYDRNRDELVQPDADRLFTRLRQDQPIKVAPAADVAKSKEGGKDGTGGDDKPDDPDPSPSASSTPVYPGTNAASGVCA
- a CDS encoding LCP family protein, which produces MDAQSRGRADDVDPADQWVLNPDTGTYELRLSPSGPQSPPGPGRSSTRRATDSDAEPSGRSGRREVPGQRNRRAGKAPSGKTPSDKAPSGESPDAQGRRKRKPKATRKKKVLLWTGGVMGFVLVVGSGGAYWLYQHFNGNISTVDVGDAGSKSSVPDGAFNILVIGTDKRTGKGNEGYGDAGSEGHADTNILFHVSADRTNATALSIPRDMITDIPACPTKQKDGTTKTVPGESRVRFNTSLGQEGRDPGCTMRTVKKLTGLTVDHFMMADFNAVKELSTAVGGVKICLAKAVNDPKSHLKLPAGESVVKGEQALAFVRTRHSFGNESDLDRIKQQQQFIGSMIRQMKSDDTLGSPTKLYGLADAATKALTVDSGIGSIKKLTDLAQVLGKIDAKNITFTTLPVMDNPAEGKNHITVVPDPSKAEPLFAMMRADTSLTEVKKKEAQSKSAAAAEEAARLNGPRAKNSDVRVTVLNGGALAGSASSMLTWLQNQQGVLKSSNGANAPQKVPATVLAYAPNQADQARKLADLLGLPAAALKPGTKDAVGKEPMVLTLGPDFKEAGTPIGPPAKAPEGIQKVEADKSVCAK
- a CDS encoding TIGR03089 family protein — its product is MNASDRTPADLLRSALAADPGRPLITFYDDATGERVELSVATFANWVAKTANLLQGDLNAEPGDRLALLLPAHWQSAVWLMACHSVGVAVEIGGDPAAADLVVSGPDTLEEALACTGERVALALRPLGGRFPQPPAGFADYAVEVPSQGDRFAPYAPVDPDAPALAVGGLDVSAAELVARARAEATTLGLAPGARLLSGLAYDSWHGLASGLYAPLAAGGSVVLCRNLDQLADGGLEKRAESERVTHRSL